CGGTATCCACAAGATATCCCAGAACCCAGAACCAACCCATGCCGGTTATTAGTTTTGGTAGTTCAGGTATATCTGTGAGAGCTTTACAAAAACTTTTAATTGCCAACGGTTATGGAATACCTATTGATGGAGTTTTTGGACCAGTCACCGAAACTGCTGTCAGAGCTTTTCAAAATCGTCGCCGTCTATCAACAGATGGTGTCGTTGGTCAAAAAACTTGGTGGGAATTAACAATGTAATTGGTAATTGGTCATATAAATCATCTAAATCACAAGAATCATAGTTAAAGATGAGTTCTATCAGTCAAAATTTCATACCCACTATCTGTAACTAATACAGTATGCTCAAATTGAGCAGATAAAGCATTATCAACTGTTACCGCAGTCCATCTATCAGCTAAAATTCGGGTATTCTTAGAACCAGCATTTAAAATTGGTTCAATTGCTAAAGTCATTCCTGAACGCAATTTCACATTTGGTATCTCACGAGTCCGATAGTTAAAAACCGCTGGTTCTTCGTGTAAATTTCTACCCACACCATGACCAGTAAATTGTTCCACCACTGTAAATCCATTGGCTTTGACATGATCTTCAATTGCACCGGCAATCTCCGTTAAATGGACACCAGCTTTTACTTGTTCAATCCCTTTATATAGAGATTCCTCGGCTATTTTAATCAGTCTTGCGGCTTCACTCGTCACACTACCCACAGCGATAGTAATACAGGAATCACCATGAAAACCTTGATAATAAGCACCTGTATCAACTTTTAATACATCACCTGCCCGAATTACCTTTTTATGGCTAGGAATTCCATGGACAACTTCATGATTAATGCTAGAGCAGATGGAAGCGGGAAACCCATGATATCCTTTAAAGCTAGGAGTTGCATCCATTTCGCGGATGCGTTTTTCCGCATAAGCATCTAAATCAGCCGTTGTCATTCCTGGTTGCACTAACTCAGAAATTTCTTTAAGAACAGTTGCCACAATCTTCGCCGATTGCCGCATAATTTCGATTTCACGGGCTGATTTAATTTCAATCCCTCGGCGTTGTTGTTTTTCAGGTTTTGGCTGTGCTGGTTGCGAAAGTAGGTTGGTGAAAATATTCATATGAAGTTTAGGAGTTAGCGGCGCTTTACCGATTGGGTTTGAAGTTGTTGAGATTTATTGCCAAAAATATCTATATTTTAAGTTAACTTATTTTGCGTCTCTAGGGATAGATTATCACTTACTTAATGATAATTTCTCCTTTCATGCCTGCTTCTGTGTGTCCAGCAATAGTACATCGTAAAGTGTATTTACCTGGTTTCATAGGTACAAATACCCATTCTGCCTCTGCGCCGGGTTTAAGTTCTAATTCGTGAATATTACCTTTAATTTCTACATTTCCGGCTTCGACTTTTTGCGTCCAAATTGCATCGGCAAAGTCTTTGGCTGTAAAATAGTGTTTTTGTGAGCTAGGATTACTTAATTTGAGATTGTAACGTTTACCTGAGATCAATTCTAAGTGATTTGGCTCAAATTTTAATTCATTACTAGAATTACCCAAGTTAACTGTAATTTCTATAGCTGGTTGTTTTAGTAAATTATTAGATAGGTTTTCTGCTGTTGCTGGAGATACACCCATGATTACCAGACTGATTAGCAGGGAAAATATACAGATGATTCGAGGTAGATTGTAGTAGACCTGAATTAAGAAGTTACTCATGACTAAATGGATATTTGCAAATCACATCTATTCTTATCATTAAGATTTATGGCTCTACCGCTCCCTTTATGATATTCTACGAAAAAATCATTGAAACCCTTGCTCTAACTGGATTTGAGGGTTTAATATCTTCAAAAATAAGCGATTCCTACGGAGCGCTTCGCTATCGCTCTTAATTTAGGCAAAACACATATACAGTAATGGTTTTGTACATATAAAAGGGATATTTAATCATAAGGGGAACGGTAGAACCAGATTTATTTAATCTTTTTATGGGCAAGAATTGGTGGACCTGCTGTGACAACTACAATTTTATCAGGATGAAGTAATTCACGAGCAGCTTGATTGACTTGATTGAGGCTGACTTGCTCTATTTTGCTGATATATGATCGCAATTCTTCCTGATTTAAGCCGTAAACTTCATTCATTACCATTTTTTGGCTTAATTGTTCGGGATTGGCTAAGGAAATATTATAATTGCTGATTAAATTGCGTTTGGCTGTTTCTACTTCAATAGGGGTAACACCTTGTTGATGAACTTGTTTGAGGAGGTTGCGGGTACTGGAAATTGCTTTGGGTGCGTCTTCTGGACTGGTTTGCATTTCAATGAGAAATGTACCAACATTTTTACCTGTGATGAAATTGCTATAAATTCCGTAGGTTAAACCTTGGCGATCGCGCACTTCTACCCCTAGTCTACTCGATAATGTATCCCCTCCGAGAATTTGATTCAAGATCATCGCTGCATAAAATCGTTTATCTTGACGATTAATGCCAGTATAACCCATGTAAGTTATCGCTTGGGGTTTACCAGGAACAACAGGATTAACGTTAATCATATTTTTCGGCATCCCTACATTGGGATATTTTACCGTTGGTGGTTTGCCTTGAACTTGCCAATCTCCTAATTTTGCTTGAATGAGCGATCGCACTTTGTTAACATCAAAATCACCGACAATTGCTAAAACTGTAGTATCAGGACGATAATGTTGCGCTTTAAAAGCTATCACATCTCGACGTTGAATTTTGCTAATACTCTCCGCAGTCGGAAAGGTATGTAATGGATGTTTTTTCGGATAAATGGACTGCACAAAGGTCCGATTTGCAACCTTATCGGCATCATCTAAATCTGAATCTAAGGAAGTTAAAGCTTGTTGACGCGCAAGAACAAACTCTTTTTCAGGAAATGTACTATTTCTAATTACATCCGTCAAAGTCCCCAGCAAAATAGGTAAATCCACCGCTAAACTACTACCTTTAATCTGCACACCTTCACGATAAGCTTCAAAATTCAAATTTGCGCCCTTTGCCTCTAATCCTTTGGCAATAGTCCGCATATCTTGATTTTTAGTGCCATTCATCAGATTTACTGCCACTAAAGAAGCTAATCCTCCCTGATTGTCGGACTCAAATTCTGTTCCCGCTTTAATATTGCCGCTTAAAGTAACTGTCGGCGTAGTTTTATCTGGTAACAGTAGTATGCGTAACCCATTAGCAAATTGTAATTGCTGGGGTATTTGTCTTTTCTCAGCTTTGGTTAATATGTCTAAAGGTGGTAAATACTGCTGAACCTCCGCAGGAACTACAGCTATATCAGTACCAAAATTCTCTTGTGTTGGTGTTGAATAAGATGAACTTTGAATTGTTGCTACTTGTTTAGTCGGTTCAAAAAATCCCACTTTCCGTGCTTCTGGTTGCAAGTATTTATTGATGACATTAATCACATCAGAAACTTGAACCTTACGAATATTTACTAAGTGATTTTCGGTATACTGGTAATTATCGGTCGTGATTTGATCATTACCCAACTGCATAGCTTGATTGGTAATATCACGGTTATTTAAAATTACTGAAGCCGTTAATTGGGTTTTTGCTCGTTCTACTTGTTCCTTTGTCACACTGATTTTAACAAGTTTATCCAGAGCCTTGATTACCGCCGCATCAAGTTTAGTTAAATTCTGAGTTCCCACAGATGTCACTAATATTTCATACCAACCACCCGCGCGTAAACTAGCGACATTTGCCGAAACATCATGAGCTAAACCTGATTCAACTAACTCCTGATACAAGTAAGAATTTTTACCCGCAGTCAAAATATAATCCATGACTTCCAGTGCGGGGATATCTGGTTGATTAATTCGAGGAAGTGGGTAAATTATTTGTAGTAATGGATTTCCCCCCGGTTCTTGTAACTTAATCACAGGTGTAGGAGTAGCGGCTGGGGATGGAATTATGAGCTTATGGGGTGAATATTGACGTTTAGGGATTTTACCAAAAACAGTTTCTACCTTTTTCAAAGTTTGTGAGGTGTCAAAATCTCCCGCAATTACCAAAACAGCATTGTCAGGACTATAGAATTTTTGGTAATATTCCCGCACTTGAGCAACTGTGAATTTTTCCACATCCGCCTTAGTTCCACCAATGGGTAATCTATAGGGATGATCTGGGAAAACCGACATCATCACAGCGCGATTCAGCCTATATGCTGGGCTATTTTCATAACCTTGTAATTCAGAAATAACTACTCGCTTCTCACTAGCTAACTGTTGAGGATCTATTAGTGAGTTTTTCATCCTATCAGCTTCTAATGTCAACAGAGCGGTGAGTTTATCCCGTTCTGCCGTGTTGTAATATGCAGTTTGGTCATAACTGGTAAAAGCATTAGAATCACTGCCTAAAGCAGTAAATAACCGCCCAAATTGAATGGGACGATTGCTAGTACCTTTAAACATAAGATGCTCTAGTTGGTGGGCAATACCATTTACCCCAGATGCTTCTTGTCCTGAGCCAAACTTGTACCATACCTGCACTGTGACTACAGGAGCATTATGAACCTCTTTAGTGAGAACAGTTAACCCATTATCAAGGACTGTTTTCCGAACATTTGCTGTAATAGCGAGATTTGGTGTTTCCTTAGCGACTAGTGTTTTATGAGATTTTTCTGAGTCGAAGTTGTGGAGACGGGGAGAAAAATCCGCCTTGTCTCCGCTAAAAGCAGCATCTTGATGGAAGATAAAAGCTGCTATTACCCAGATACCCAAGATAAATAAGGAAAAGCGATGTCGTTGTGCGATAGAGAAAAAAGACATACTCTTTGGCGAATAGCTATAGGAATCCGGTTTGATTCCTGAATTTTCCGTTGAGTTAGGGAACAGGGAACAGGGAACAGGGAACAGGGAAGAAGGATTTCAGTATGTACCGAGTTCTGTTCAAAAATCAAATAGGAGTCCTATATATGTAATTTAAGTTACATATATTGATTGACTGAGAAAATTGGGCAAATGTTTCTGTACCTCATGGAAGGAGTCAGGAGTATGGCTAACGCCACGCTGCGCTATCAAGAGTATGGCTAACGCCACGCTGCGCTATCAAGAGGTAGGGGCGCAGGGCTTGCGCCCATTCAGGAGTATGGCTAACGCCACGCTGCGTTATCAGGAGGAAGAAGAATAGTTTTCACCAATTACCAATTACCTGTTCCCTGTTCCCTTTTCAAGTTGATTTATGCAAAAACCGCAAAAATTCCAGAGGCAACCCGTCAAAATCAGCGATAAACGCAACTTCTAAAATGTTATCGCCAATTTGCTGCTGTGTAGGTTCTAAAAGAATTTTCAGGGGTGGTAAATATTCTATTGTTGCTAACCGTATTCTTAAACTTTCCAACCAAGTTGGTAAATCTGATGTAATCTGTGTCACATCAAACGCCAGATGATAATAGCCTACATAATGCTCATCATTAAAAGCATCTGGGGCTGGTTTGGGTTGGGGAATTTGGATGAGTTCAATTCGAGTCCCTAAACCTTCCATCCAGCAAGCTAGAGTATAACCGGTAGTGAAGCGATCGCCCACCTTAAACCCTAGCTGCTCATAAAAAGCGATCGCTAAATGGATATTTGCCGTTCTAATAGAAGCATGGTGCATAGAATTTTGGATTTTAGATTTTGGATTAATCTACAATCTAAAACCCAAATTGGGGAACAGGGAACAGGGAACAGGGAACAGTAAGATATTTATTTAGACTTTCTTCTCTCTTACCTCTTGCCTTATTACCTACTCAAACAACCGAAAATATGGGTAACGCACCGGCACACCAGGTTCTTTATCCAAATCAAAGTTAATTACTTCCCAGCAAGGTTCAGCAGCGGAATCGGGGCTAAACTCTACAGGTAAGCCATATAATCGCGCCCCCGTAGCAACTTCCCCTTGTCCAGAACGCCAAGGTGTACTCCGTTCTAAATAGCCACTCATCAACTCCTGATAACGGTTAGCAACAATAATCCTCGTAGCTCGATAACCTTGAGTATAAAGCTTGTCCAAAGCTTCATGAATTTCAAAGCGAATCCCATCAGGATGAGTATGTTGACGATACCATTCTCCATCCCATCTGCGCCAATGACGACCAGACTGTAAATGAACTAACTCCCCAGTTTTGGGTTCAGCTTCAAATGCGCCATGACGAGGACATAAATAAGTATCCGTCAATGTCAATGCCGAAATCGTTTGGCGACAGTGAGGACACTGTATTTCAGGGCCAAATATCGGGTACTGAAAGCCTGGATTTATCATGAAGTGCGTATAAACATAATATTGTGTTTTTTGCCAGCACCGGTAGGTTTAACTTTACACTCCTGTTCCACCACTTTAGATAACTTGCTCAATGCTACATAAAATGAAGATAGTGCTTGAGAAGAAGTTTCACAACCGCCTAACGATAGAAGGTTAATGTCGTGATATTCTGGTTTCGCAACCAGTTCTAAAGGTTGGAGTTTCTCCAGTGTTCCTGGGTACCATATCCATATTCTATCGTGTCTATCTCTTCCGTCTGGAAATCTCCAGAATTTTCTCAAGCTGCTTTTGTGGCAGCAAATGCCATCATTATTGGTTCTGTCACCATAGCAGCCAAAGCCAGCATTTGGTATGGATCTGTGGTGAGAGGTGATGTAGAACGCATTGAAATTGGCGAATGTACAAATATTCAAGACGGGGCAATTCTTCATGGTGATCCCGGTGTCCCCACAATCTTAGAAGATCATGTCACTGTCGGTCATCGCGCTGTGGTACATTCTGCTCACATTGAGCGTGGTTGTTTAATTGGTATTGGGGCAATAGTCTTAAATGGCGTAAGAGTCGGCACAGGTAGCATTATCGGCGCAGGTGCAGTAGTCACCAAAAATGTACCCCCCGGTTCTCTAGTCATGGGTATTCCCGGTAAAGTAGTCCGTCAACTCACAGACACTGAAATCACCGAACTCATCGAACACGCCGAAAAATACCACCAATTAGCCCTTCTTCACGCTGCTAATGGGTAATTGGTAATTGGTAATTGGTAATAAAACTCTTCTTTTCTTCCCTATTCCCTGTTCCCTGTTCCCTGTTCCCTTTTCCCTATTCCCTATTCCCTATTCCCTGTTCCCTTTTCCCTGACTTTTAATCAAACTTTACATAGAATCTGGGAAAAATTCCCCAATTTAGATAAAAATAAAAGTTGAGAACTGTTGACAAAACTTAAGATTTTTTAATTTACAGAGGGATTCTAGATATGGACCTTGATAATCGTGTATTAATTGTTTTAGCACCTGTAGCGATCGCTGCTGGTTGGGCTGCTTTCAATATCGGTGCTGCTGCTATCAGACAAATACAAAACTTTTTGAGCAAAGAAGCGTAATTTAGGGAACAGGGAACAGGGAACAGGGAAGAAATTACCAATTACCAATTAATTACCAATTACCGATTCTCATGAACGTAGATTCCCTGCTTCAACCCTTTCAGCATTTTGGTGTGAATTTGGGATTGTCTCGGATTGTCAACTTACTGGCAACCTTGGGAAATCCCCATCACCAAGTGCCAATTATTCATGTAGCTGGAACTAACGGTAAAGGTTCTGTTTGTGCTTACCTGTCTGCGGTACTTACTGAGGCTGGTTATAAAACCGGACGCTACACATCTCCCCATTTAATAGATTGGACAGAAAGAATCTGTATTAATGAATATCCAATTGATAGTAATAACCTGTGTGAATTAATACTACAAGTTCAAGCAGCCATTAATCCAGAAGAAGAATCACCTACTCAATTTGAAGTCATTACCGCTGCGGCTTGGTTATATTTTGCCCAGCAAAAAGTTGATATTGCCGTGATAGAAGTAGGATTAGGGGGGCGTTTAGATGCTACTAATGTCTGCAATAATCCTTTGGTTACAGTCATTACTTCTATTAGTCGAGAACATTGGCAACAACTTGGACCAACTGTAGCCCATATTGCCAGAGAAAAAGCCGGAATTATTAAACCGGGATGTCCTGTGGTGGTGGGTTCATTGCCAGAAGCTGCGGAAAATGTTGTAAAATCGCGGATTCTAGAGTTAGAATGCCCAATTTTTACCCCACAACCATCTGATCAAATTAATCAAAACTGGGCAGAATATCAAAAAATATCAAGTCCAGAAACAATCAAATATCCCTTACCATTACAGGGAAAAATTCAATTACATAACTCAGCTTTAGCTTTAGCTGCTTTGGAAATATTGCAAACACAAAATTGGCAAATTTCTGAGAAAGCTATGATTAATGGTATGGCTAAAACCAAGTGGCCAGGGAGAATGCAATGGACAACATGGAAAAGCCATAAACTCCTCATTGACGGCGCACACAACCCAGCCTCAGCCACAGTTTTACGTGATTATGTAGATACTCTCAATATCAAAAATATAACTTGGGTAATGGGAATGCTGGCAACTAAAGATCATGGTGAGATTTTTCAGGAACTTCTCAAAGCAGGAGATAAATTATATTTAGTTCCAGTACCTGATAGCAATTCAGCAGATTTAACAGCATTAACTAAGTTGGCAACATCAATTTGTCCAGATTTGAAATTTTGTCATATATATCAAGATGTATTTTCAGCTTTAGAGACTGCTTTTAGTGCTACAGATAATCAAGTTGTTTTATGTGGTTCTTTGTATTTAATTGGTCATTTTTTAGCATCTTTGTCTGATAGCGCGCTATCAGACAAAATAAATCATCCTGAAAATCCCGATTTGTGACAAATATACTAAACACGGGTGAGATTTAAACTTTTGCCAAATGACAAAGAACCCAGATGTGTAGTAGGGGTAAGGCAAAAGCTGATATGTGTCAACTTAAGCTCAAATCCCTACCACATCTCGTTCCTAGTCTCTGACTAGGAATGAGACGACTTGAGGTTTTTCGTAATTTTGTAAAAGTCCATGTCTGAACCGTGTTTAGTATACCTAATCCCCCATAATCAATTACCGATTATCCCACTGCTGGGCGGCATCTTCCACAGCTTTATCTACTGTTTTTTGTCCTAACATTGCCGCTTGTAAATTTTCGTAAATTGATTTTTGCAAAAGTTTAGAATCTTTGAGTTTGGGGGTTAATACCTCCGCTTGTTTTAATTGTGCCGCACTAATCACCCGCCCCTTTTCCGCCGATGTAGCATTAGCAGGAACTTCCTGGAAATAAGTATCAGACAATGCCTTAACTGTAGAAGGTAGAACATTAGCAGCTTTAGCAAAGGCTAATTGGTTTTCATCATTTGTAACAAATAAAGCAAACTTAACAGCCTGATCAGGATATTTACTATCACGAGGAATAACTATATTCATCACGGCGACATTTTTCTTACCCGTATCACCCGTAATTTGTGGCGCAATTGCCGAAGCTTGGGCAACCTTGGGAGCATTATTGGCAATAGTTTTCAGAAATTCAGGACCAGATGCTAAAAAAGCTGTTTCTCCAGACTGGTATAAATCTATAGCATGACGATGTCCTTGAGTTAAAGACTCCTTGGGCAACAAACCTTTTTTATACAAATCTACCCAATATTGAAAAGCAGCTTTTCCTTGCGGGGTATTAAAACCGGCTTTACCTTCAGCATTAACAAGGGTGACACCCATTTGTACCAAAGATTCCAGCACCTCACCAGAGTCCTGGGGGACAAAAGTAGCGAATATTGCATACTTACCAGTTTTATCCTTAATTTGTTGTGCTGCTTGCCCTAATTCTGCATAAGTGGCAGGAGGTTTTGTCATACCCCCTTGTTTTAACAAATCGGTGTTATAAATAGTTAGTCGCGTGGTGAGATACCAAGGAATCCCAAAACTCTTACCATTGAGGCTACTTGCTTGCCAGATATTTGGTAAATAGGTAGAACGGACTTGACTAGGAACTTTAGCATCTAAATCTAACCAAGCATTTTTACCTGCTAATTGGGAAGCAAAGTCAGGATTAAGGTTAACAACATCTGGTGGCGTTTTTGCTGAGACTGCTGTTAGAATCTTGTTCTCCATCGCTGACCAAGGTATGTCTACCCATTTAACTTTGATACTTGGGTTTTGTGATTCAAATGTCTTAATCAGACCTTGGAAATAGTCGGTAAATTGCGGTTGGAGTTGCATTGTCCAAAACTCAATGGTGGCAACCCCAGCAGCCGCAGGTTTGGGATTATTATTAACATTGCTTGTGCTACAACTAACAATCCAGCTAGTAAATAAGCCTAGTAATGCTAAACAAAACAGTTGTTTAAATTTTTGCAATCGAATCATCGTAGTAGGTGGTAGTATTTTTAGAATTAATCTGGGTAAAAAGAGGATAGAGAACTTAGGATATATCAATTATGGTAACGGGTAATGGGTAATGGGTAATGGGTAATGGGTAATGGGTAATGGGTAATGGGTAATGGGTAATGGGTAATGGGTAATGGGTAATGGGTAATGGGTAATGGGTAATGGGTAATGGGTAATGGGTAATGGGTAATGGGTAATGGGTAATGGGTAATGGGTAATGGGTAATGGGTAAAAATTTTTGTCTGACAACTGACAACTAACAACTAACAACTGACAACTAAGTAGGTGAACACAATAAAACCAAACTGTGTAAATAAACGTAAAATCGCCCAAACCCTCTTCACTCTTGCCTGTTGCCTCTTGCCTGTTGCCTTGCCATAACGACAATTTTCAACGCCAACCTACTTAACCTTAATATTTTTCTTTAGTAATCTAACGGGTAAAACAGTGGTTAAAGCCTTTACTAGTTTCTTTGGTAAATCCAATAGAGGTATTGGGATTGAACTAGCACCGGAACGGGTGAACGTAGTCCAACTACGCAAACAACGCCAAAACTTAAAAATTGAATCTTTGACAACAGTACCAGTGCCAGAGGGTATATTTACTGATGGTCAAATTACTGATTCTCCGGGAATGTCCGAAATTATTCAGCAAGCGATCGCCCAAAGCAAAATCAAAGCTACACGGGTGGCTACTTGTATTCCAGGAAGAGATGCGATCGTTCGCTTAATTCCCGTCCCCTCGGAATTAGATGACCAAGAATTGCGAGAAATGGTACTTAACCATGAAGCCTGCTTATATTTGCCCTATGACCGCCAAGAAGCTGATGTTGATTATCAAAAACTTGGGTACTTTATAGACGAAGACGGCATCGAGAAAGTAC
The DNA window shown above is from Anabaena sp. WA102 and carries:
- the map gene encoding type I methionyl aminopeptidase produces the protein MNIFTNLLSQPAQPKPEKQQRRGIEIKSAREIEIMRQSAKIVATVLKEISELVQPGMTTADLDAYAEKRIREMDATPSFKGYHGFPASICSSINHEVVHGIPSHKKVIRAGDVLKVDTGAYYQGFHGDSCITIAVGSVTSEAARLIKIAEESLYKGIEQVKAGVHLTEIAGAIEDHVKANGFTVVEQFTGHGVGRNLHEEPAVFNYRTREIPNVKLRSGMTLAIEPILNAGSKNTRILADRWTAVTVDNALSAQFEHTVLVTDSGYEILTDRTHL
- a CDS encoding cupredoxin domain-containing protein, producing the protein MSNFLIQVYYNLPRIICIFSLLISLVIMGVSPATAENLSNNLLKQPAIEITVNLGNSSNELKFEPNHLELISGKRYNLKLSNPSSQKHYFTAKDFADAIWTQKVEAGNVEIKGNIHELELKPGAEAEWVFVPMKPGKYTLRCTIAGHTEAGMKGEIIIK
- a CDS encoding M16 family metallopeptidase; this encodes MSFFSIAQRHRFSLFILGIWVIAAFIFHQDAAFSGDKADFSPRLHNFDSEKSHKTLVAKETPNLAITANVRKTVLDNGLTVLTKEVHNAPVVTVQVWYKFGSGQEASGVNGIAHQLEHLMFKGTSNRPIQFGRLFTALGSDSNAFTSYDQTAYYNTAERDKLTALLTLEADRMKNSLIDPQQLASEKRVVISELQGYENSPAYRLNRAVMMSVFPDHPYRLPIGGTKADVEKFTVAQVREYYQKFYSPDNAVLVIAGDFDTSQTLKKVETVFGKIPKRQYSPHKLIIPSPAATPTPVIKLQEPGGNPLLQIIYPLPRINQPDIPALEVMDYILTAGKNSYLYQELVESGLAHDVSANVASLRAGGWYEILVTSVGTQNLTKLDAAVIKALDKLVKISVTKEQVERAKTQLTASVILNNRDITNQAMQLGNDQITTDNYQYTENHLVNIRKVQVSDVINVINKYLQPEARKVGFFEPTKQVATIQSSSYSTPTQENFGTDIAVVPAEVQQYLPPLDILTKAEKRQIPQQLQFANGLRILLLPDKTTPTVTLSGNIKAGTEFESDNQGGLASLVAVNLMNGTKNQDMRTIAKGLEAKGANLNFEAYREGVQIKGSSLAVDLPILLGTLTDVIRNSTFPEKEFVLARQQALTSLDSDLDDADKVANRTFVQSIYPKKHPLHTFPTAESISKIQRRDVIAFKAQHYRPDTTVLAIVGDFDVNKVRSLIQAKLGDWQVQGKPPTVKYPNVGMPKNMINVNPVVPGKPQAITYMGYTGINRQDKRFYAAMILNQILGGDTLSSRLGVEVRDRQGLTYGIYSNFITGKNVGTFLIEMQTSPEDAPKAISSTRNLLKQVHQQGVTPIEVETAKRNLISNYNISLANPEQLSQKMVMNEVYGLNQEELRSYISKIEQVSLNQVNQAARELLHPDKIVVVTAGPPILAHKKIK
- a CDS encoding VOC family protein gives rise to the protein MHHASIRTANIHLAIAFYEQLGFKVGDRFTTGYTLACWMEGLGTRIELIQIPQPKPAPDAFNDEHYVGYYHLAFDVTQITSDLPTWLESLRIRLATIEYLPPLKILLEPTQQQIGDNILEVAFIADFDGLPLEFLRFLHKST
- a CDS encoding TIGR02652 family protein: MINPGFQYPIFGPEIQCPHCRQTISALTLTDTYLCPRHGAFEAEPKTGELVHLQSGRHWRRWDGEWYRQHTHPDGIRFEIHEALDKLYTQGYRATRIIVANRYQELMSGYLERSTPWRSGQGEVATGARLYGLPVEFSPDSAAEPCWEVINFDLDKEPGVPVRYPYFRLFE
- a CDS encoding gamma carbonic anhydrase family protein gives rise to the protein MSISSVWKSPEFSQAAFVAANAIIIGSVTIAAKASIWYGSVVRGDVERIEIGECTNIQDGAILHGDPGVPTILEDHVTVGHRAVVHSAHIERGCLIGIGAIVLNGVRVGTGSIIGAGAVVTKNVPPGSLVMGIPGKVVRQLTDTEITELIEHAEKYHQLALLHAANG
- a CDS encoding photosystem II protein Y, which produces MDLDNRVLIVLAPVAIAAGWAAFNIGAAAIRQIQNFLSKEA
- a CDS encoding bifunctional folylpolyglutamate synthase/dihydrofolate synthase, which codes for MNVDSLLQPFQHFGVNLGLSRIVNLLATLGNPHHQVPIIHVAGTNGKGSVCAYLSAVLTEAGYKTGRYTSPHLIDWTERICINEYPIDSNNLCELILQVQAAINPEEESPTQFEVITAAAWLYFAQQKVDIAVIEVGLGGRLDATNVCNNPLVTVITSISREHWQQLGPTVAHIAREKAGIIKPGCPVVVGSLPEAAENVVKSRILELECPIFTPQPSDQINQNWAEYQKISSPETIKYPLPLQGKIQLHNSALALAALEILQTQNWQISEKAMINGMAKTKWPGRMQWTTWKSHKLLIDGAHNPASATVLRDYVDTLNIKNITWVMGMLATKDHGEIFQELLKAGDKLYLVPVPDSNSADLTALTKLATSICPDLKFCHIYQDVFSALETAFSATDNQVVLCGSLYLIGHFLASLSDSALSDKINHPENPDL
- a CDS encoding ABC transporter substrate-binding protein is translated as MIRLQKFKQLFCLALLGLFTSWIVSCSTSNVNNNPKPAAAGVATIEFWTMQLQPQFTDYFQGLIKTFESQNPSIKVKWVDIPWSAMENKILTAVSAKTPPDVVNLNPDFASQLAGKNAWLDLDAKVPSQVRSTYLPNIWQASSLNGKSFGIPWYLTTRLTIYNTDLLKQGGMTKPPATYAELGQAAQQIKDKTGKYAIFATFVPQDSGEVLESLVQMGVTLVNAEGKAGFNTPQGKAAFQYWVDLYKKGLLPKESLTQGHRHAIDLYQSGETAFLASGPEFLKTIANNAPKVAQASAIAPQITGDTGKKNVAVMNIVIPRDSKYPDQAVKFALFVTNDENQLAFAKAANVLPSTVKALSDTYFQEVPANATSAEKGRVISAAQLKQAEVLTPKLKDSKLLQKSIYENLQAAMLGQKTVDKAVEDAAQQWDNR